A window of Luteitalea sp. contains these coding sequences:
- a CDS encoding QacE family quaternary ammonium compound efflux SMR transporter — protein MAWTLLLIAALLEPVWALALERSDGFRHLGFSVLGVTVATASLTLLTFALRDLPIGTAYAVWV, from the coding sequence ATGGCATGGACCCTCCTCCTGATCGCCGCCCTCCTCGAGCCCGTGTGGGCGCTGGCCCTCGAACGCAGCGACGGCTTCCGGCACCTAGGCTTCAGCGTGCTCGGCGTCACTGTCGCCACCGCCAGCCTCACGCTGCTCACCTTCGCCCTGCGCGACCTGCCGATTGGTACCGCCTATGCCGTATGGGT